One window from the genome of Pseudomonas frederiksbergensis encodes:
- a CDS encoding efflux RND transporter permease subunit has product MSFNLSALAVRERSITVFLLLLIAVAGVLAFFQLGRAEDPPFTVKQLTVITAWPGATAQEMQDQVAEPLEKRLQELKWYDRTETYTRPGLAFTMVSLVDRTPPSQVQEEFYQARKKLADEATKLPAGVIGPMVNDEFSDVTFALFALKAKGEPQRLLVRDAEALRQQLLHVPGVKKVNIIGEQAERIFVSFSHERLATLGVLPQDIFAALNSQNMLTPAGSIETVGPQVFLRLDGAFDKLQKIRDTPVVVQGRSLKLSDVATVERGYEDPATFRVRNGGEEALLLGVIMREGWNGLDLGKALDAQISKINQDMPLGMTLTKVTDQSVNIDSAVGEFMVKFFVALLVVMVVCFLSMGWRVGVVVAAAVPLTLAVVFVVMAATGKNFDRITLGSLILALGLLVDDAIIAIEMMVVKMEEGYDRIKASAYAWSHTAAPMLSGTLVTAIGFMPNGFAQSTAGEYTSNMFWIVGIALIASWVVAVAFTPYLGVKLLPDIKQVEGGHAAIYNTRHYNRFRQVLTQVIARKWWVAGTVIATFVVAILGMSLVKKQFFPTSDRPEVLVEVQMPYGTSIEQTSATTAKVEAWLQQQEEARIVTAYIGQGAPRFYLAMAPELPDPSFAKIVVLTDSQQAREALKFRLREALAEGLAPEARVRVTQLVFGPYSPFPVAYRVMGPDAAKLREIASQVQGIMQASPLMRTVNIDWGPLVPTLHFNLDQDRLQAVGLTSNAVAQQLQFLLSGVPITAVREDIRSVQVVGRAAGDIRLDPARIEGFTLVGATGQRIPLSQVGEVDVRMEDPILRRRDRTPTMTVRGDIAEGLQPPDVSTAIIKQLQPVIDTLPAGYRIEQAGAIEESGKAGKAIVPLVPIMVAMTLLIIILQVRSISAMIMVFLTAPLGLIGVVPTLLIFNQPFGINALVGLIALSGILMRNTLILIGQIHHNANEGLDPFHAVIEATVQRARPVLLTALAAILAFIPLTHSVFWGTLAYTLIGGTFVGTIMTLVFLPAMYSIWFKIRPDTKRAS; this is encoded by the coding sequence ATGAGCTTCAACCTTTCGGCGCTCGCCGTCCGCGAGCGTTCCATCACGGTATTCCTGCTGTTGCTGATCGCCGTGGCGGGCGTCCTGGCGTTTTTCCAACTGGGCCGCGCGGAAGATCCGCCGTTCACGGTCAAGCAACTGACAGTCATCACGGCCTGGCCAGGCGCGACAGCCCAGGAAATGCAGGATCAAGTCGCCGAACCGCTGGAAAAACGCCTGCAGGAGCTGAAGTGGTACGACCGCACCGAAACCTATACCCGTCCCGGCCTTGCGTTCACGATGGTGTCGCTGGTCGATCGCACGCCGCCGTCGCAAGTGCAGGAAGAGTTCTACCAGGCACGCAAGAAACTCGCTGACGAGGCGACCAAGCTACCGGCCGGGGTTATCGGGCCGATGGTCAACGATGAGTTCTCCGATGTGACCTTTGCCTTGTTCGCCCTGAAAGCCAAGGGCGAGCCGCAACGACTGTTAGTCCGCGATGCCGAGGCGCTGCGCCAGCAACTGCTGCATGTGCCGGGCGTGAAGAAGGTCAATATCATCGGCGAGCAGGCCGAACGGATCTTCGTCTCGTTTTCCCATGAGCGCTTGGCGACCCTGGGCGTGTTGCCCCAGGATATTTTTGCCGCCCTCAACAGCCAGAACATGCTCACGCCCGCCGGCTCCATCGAAACCGTAGGGCCACAGGTGTTCCTGCGCCTGGATGGCGCCTTCGACAAACTGCAGAAGATTCGTGACACGCCGGTGGTCGTGCAGGGGCGTTCGTTGAAATTATCGGACGTGGCGACCGTCGAGCGCGGCTACGAAGATCCGGCCACGTTCAGGGTGCGCAACGGCGGTGAAGAGGCACTGTTGCTGGGCGTCATCATGCGCGAGGGCTGGAACGGCCTGGACCTGGGCAAGGCGCTGGACGCGCAGATTAGCAAGATCAACCAGGACATGCCCCTTGGCATGACGCTGACCAAAGTCACCGATCAATCGGTGAACATCGACTCGGCGGTCGGTGAGTTCATGGTCAAGTTCTTCGTCGCGCTGCTGGTGGTGATGGTTGTCTGTTTCCTCAGCATGGGTTGGCGCGTCGGCGTCGTTGTCGCGGCGGCCGTGCCATTGACGTTGGCCGTGGTGTTCGTGGTCATGGCCGCCACCGGCAAGAATTTCGACCGCATCACCCTCGGTTCGCTGATCCTCGCGCTCGGGTTGCTGGTAGACGACGCGATCATCGCCATCGAAATGATGGTCGTGAAAATGGAGGAGGGCTACGACCGCATCAAAGCCTCCGCGTATGCCTGGAGCCACACGGCCGCGCCGATGCTCTCCGGTACGCTGGTGACCGCCATCGGCTTCATGCCAAACGGTTTCGCGCAATCGACCGCTGGCGAGTACACCAGCAACATGTTCTGGATCGTCGGCATCGCCCTGATCGCTTCCTGGGTGGTCGCGGTGGCCTTCACACCGTACCTGGGCGTGAAACTGTTGCCCGATATCAAGCAGGTCGAAGGCGGCCACGCAGCCATCTACAACACCCGCCATTACAACCGCTTCCGCCAGGTGCTGACGCAGGTCATTGCGCGCAAATGGTGGGTGGCCGGTACAGTGATCGCGACATTCGTGGTGGCGATCCTTGGCATGAGCCTGGTCAAGAAACAGTTTTTCCCGACCTCGGACCGGCCCGAGGTGCTGGTGGAAGTGCAGATGCCGTACGGCACCTCCATCGAGCAGACCAGCGCCACCACCGCCAAGGTCGAAGCCTGGCTGCAACAGCAAGAGGAGGCGCGGATCGTCACCGCCTACATCGGCCAAGGCGCGCCGCGTTTCTACCTGGCAATGGCGCCGGAGCTGCCCGATCCGTCTTTTGCGAAAATTGTCGTGCTGACGGACAGCCAGCAAGCGCGCGAAGCCCTCAAGTTCCGCCTTCGCGAAGCGCTCGCCGAAGGGCTCGCCCCAGAGGCGCGGGTGCGGGTGACGCAACTGGTGTTTGGCCCGTATTCACCGTTCCCCGTGGCTTATCGGGTGATGGGGCCTGATGCGGCGAAACTGCGCGAGATCGCCAGTCAGGTCCAGGGCATCATGCAGGCGAGCCCGCTGATGCGGACCGTCAACATCGATTGGGGGCCGCTGGTGCCGACCCTGCACTTCAACCTCGACCAGGACCGCTTGCAGGCCGTGGGGCTGACGTCCAACGCGGTCGCCCAGCAGCTGCAATTCCTGCTCAGCGGTGTGCCGATCACGGCGGTCCGCGAGGACATCCGTTCGGTGCAGGTGGTGGGCCGCGCTGCCGGGGACATCCGTCTGGATCCGGCCAGGATCGAAGGCTTCACCCTGGTCGGCGCGACGGGCCAGCGTATACCACTGTCCCAGGTGGGCGAAGTCGATGTGCGCATGGAAGATCCGATCCTGCGGCGTCGTGATCGCACGCCGACCATGACCGTGCGCGGCGACATCGCGGAAGGCTTGCAACCACCGGACGTTTCGACCGCGATCATCAAGCAGTTGCAACCGGTCATCGACACGCTGCCCGCCGGCTACCGGATCGAGCAGGCCGGCGCCATCGAGGAATCGGGCAAGGCCGGCAAGGCCATCGTGCCGCTGGTGCCAATCATGGTCGCCATGACGTTGCTGATCATCATCCTTCAAGTCCGTTCGATCTCGGCGATGATCATGGTGTTCTTGACGGCACCGCTGGGCCTGATCGGAGTAGTGCCGACGCTGCTGATCTTCAACCAGCCATTCGGCATCAACGCGCTGGTCGGCCTGATCGCGCTGTCTGGGATCCTGATGCGCAATACGCTGATCCTGATCGGGCAAATCCATCACAACGCCAACGAAGGTCTCGACCCGTTCCACGCAGTGATCGAAGCCACGGTGCAACGGGCCCGCCCGGTGCTGCTCACGGCGCTGGCGGCGATCCTGGCATTCATTCCCCTGACGCACTCGGTGTTCTGGGGCACGCTGGCCTACACGCTGATCGGCGGCACGTTCGTCGGCACCATCATGACGCTGGTGTTCCTGCCGGCGATGTATTCCATCTGGTTCAAGATCCGTCCTGATACGAAGAGGGCTTCATGA
- a CDS encoding TonB-dependent siderophore receptor produces MLVRKTTVGTDKRYVSRHPAFHLSTLALALGSIFSAQAIAAQEDAAANAPLQLGEININAAAVENPTAPLAGKVALRNGSATKSNAAITETPQSVSVVTADEMRDRKSDTLADALSYTPGFTSQPSSFNRTSDRFRMRGFDVESATGGSLRDGMRLQYNSYDGVQEPYGLERVEVVRGAASVLYGQLSPGGFVNGVSKRPTETAQHELGMQYGNHDRKQLTADFSGPLGDSEVLSYRLTMLKRDSDTQQDYINDDKLYIAPALTWRPNEDTSLTLLSFYQKSDTRFSAPLPYQLVKGVGNGPVTIGRHDFIGEPDYDDMNGEMSAIGYEFEHRFDEHTRISNKLRYYEADVKWKYLQAQTSAAAINGAANTGVLRRQYSDRRERSRALASDTNIETRWNIGGIENTFLVGADTYDASYDSHNFRANTSSINIGDYNYGQPVVVNKDRSRDRGSQIDTFQTGIYLQDQIKFDDHWLLLLGGRHDWADQDQEGFATGQKLSQDDESTTWRAGLVYEADNGLAPYISYSESFFPVAVADAPGQTFEPTEGKQYEIGIRYQPPGSNTLLSAAVYELTQENVVKRDLAGNNPQQIGEQRSRGLELEAKSDVTPQLTVIATYAYTDSRITKSVIQSEVGQRSEDTPYHQAALWADYNFALFGVPQLKVGGGARYKGTTQASGIDSQLPAYTLFDAMASYQIDKNWDVSLNANNVTNKKYVYCEAAICRYGDERELVTSVNFRW; encoded by the coding sequence ATGCTCGTAAGAAAAACAACAGTTGGCACCGATAAACGTTACGTCTCGCGTCATCCAGCGTTTCACCTGAGCACCCTGGCCCTGGCTTTGGGGAGCATCTTTTCAGCACAGGCGATCGCCGCGCAGGAAGACGCTGCCGCCAACGCCCCTCTTCAACTCGGCGAAATCAACATCAACGCCGCCGCCGTGGAAAACCCTACGGCGCCGTTGGCCGGCAAAGTCGCCCTGCGCAACGGCAGCGCCACCAAATCCAACGCAGCCATTACCGAAACGCCCCAGTCGGTGTCCGTGGTCACCGCCGACGAAATGCGCGATCGCAAGTCGGACACCCTGGCGGACGCCCTGAGCTACACCCCTGGCTTCACCAGCCAGCCAAGCAGCTTCAACCGCACCTCCGACCGGTTCCGCATGCGCGGCTTCGACGTCGAATCCGCCACCGGCGGCTCGCTGCGCGACGGCATGCGCCTACAGTACAACTCCTACGACGGTGTCCAGGAACCCTATGGCCTGGAACGCGTGGAAGTCGTGCGCGGCGCCGCGTCGGTGCTGTACGGTCAATTGTCGCCCGGTGGCTTCGTCAACGGCGTGAGCAAACGCCCGACCGAAACCGCGCAGCATGAGCTGGGGATGCAATACGGCAACCATGACCGCAAGCAACTGACCGCCGACTTCAGCGGCCCACTCGGCGACAGCGAGGTCCTCAGCTACCGCTTGACCATGCTCAAGCGCGACAGCGACACCCAGCAGGACTACATCAATGACGACAAGCTCTACATCGCCCCGGCCCTGACCTGGCGCCCTAATGAAGACACCTCGCTGACCCTGCTTTCGTTCTACCAGAAGAGCGACACCCGCTTCTCCGCCCCGCTGCCCTACCAATTGGTCAAAGGCGTGGGCAACGGGCCGGTCACCATCGGCCGCCACGATTTCATCGGCGAGCCCGACTACGACGACATGAATGGCGAGATGTCCGCCATCGGTTATGAGTTCGAACACCGCTTTGATGAACACACCCGTATCAGCAACAAGCTGCGTTACTACGAAGCGGATGTGAAGTGGAAGTATCTGCAGGCGCAGACCAGCGCGGCTGCCATCAACGGAGCAGCCAATACCGGCGTCCTTCGTCGCCAGTACAGCGACCGGCGCGAGCGCTCCCGGGCGTTGGCCAGCGACACCAACATCGAGACGCGTTGGAACATCGGCGGCATCGAGAACACCTTCCTGGTGGGCGCAGATACCTACGATGCCTCGTATGATTCGCATAACTTCCGCGCCAACACGTCCTCAATCAATATCGGCGACTACAACTACGGCCAACCGGTGGTCGTGAACAAGGATCGCAGCCGTGACCGCGGTTCGCAGATCGACACCTTCCAGACCGGCATCTACCTGCAAGACCAGATCAAGTTCGACGATCACTGGCTTCTGTTGCTGGGCGGTCGCCATGACTGGGCCGACCAGGACCAGGAAGGCTTCGCCACCGGCCAGAAGCTGAGCCAGGACGACGAATCCACCACTTGGCGCGCCGGCCTGGTGTACGAAGCGGACAACGGCCTGGCCCCGTACATCAGCTACAGCGAATCGTTCTTCCCGGTGGCGGTAGCCGACGCGCCAGGCCAGACGTTCGAGCCGACCGAAGGCAAGCAGTACGAAATCGGTATCCGCTATCAGCCTCCAGGCAGCAACACGCTGTTGAGCGCAGCGGTGTACGAGCTGACGCAGGAAAACGTCGTCAAGCGCGACCTGGCCGGCAACAATCCCCAGCAGATCGGCGAACAGCGCTCCCGAGGCCTGGAACTGGAAGCCAAGAGCGACGTCACGCCTCAACTGACGGTCATCGCGACCTACGCCTACACCGATTCGCGCATCACCAAGAGCGTAATCCAGAGCGAAGTGGGCCAGCGCAGCGAAGATACGCCTTACCACCAAGCCGCGCTGTGGGCTGACTACAACTTCGCCCTGTTCGGCGTACCACAACTGAAGGTGGGCGGCGGCGCGCGCTACAAGGGCACCACCCAGGCGTCGGGCATCGATTCACAATTGCCGGCCTACACCCTGTTCGATGCCATGGCCAGCTACCAGATCGACAAGAACTGGGACGTTTCCCTCAACGCGAACAACGTGACAAATAAAAAATACGTCTACTGTGAAGCCGCCATCTGCCGCTACGGCGACGAGCGTGAGCTGGTGACCTCCGTCAACTTCCGCTGGTAA
- a CDS encoding multidrug effflux MFS transporter, with translation METGNASVIEAAQPQASSPALTGRVVALLAGLAAIGMLSTNIILSAFPVIGDELGVTARELGLTFSSYFVTFALGQLVVGPLADRYGRQKLVLGGLSVFIVGTVIAGLATTLDVMIAGRIVQALGVCAASVLSRAIARDLFEGETLARALSLTMVATAAAPGFSPLAGSVLSVTLGWRAIFILVGLAAVVLAFFYVRDLGETHPADRRAPHSTGSVVRAYARLAVDKRFIFPALSMSLLLSGLFASFAAAPAILMKGIGLTSVQAGLYFASTVFVVFAAGMAAPRLAHRFGPRHVALLGIACAMVGGGLLIVGPAYPGLGWYAVSMVTFLWGMGLANPLGTAITMGPFGREAGMASALLGFLSMGAAALTTWLASVLSFSPILTVGAIQALTCLVALVLFFLRR, from the coding sequence ATGGAAACCGGAAATGCATCAGTGATTGAAGCTGCGCAGCCACAGGCATCGAGCCCCGCCCTGACCGGCCGAGTCGTGGCGCTGCTCGCAGGCCTCGCGGCCATCGGCATGCTCTCCACCAATATCATCCTTTCGGCGTTCCCGGTCATCGGCGATGAGCTCGGCGTGACCGCCCGCGAACTGGGCCTGACGTTCTCCAGTTATTTCGTCACCTTCGCCCTGGGCCAGTTGGTGGTGGGGCCGTTGGCTGATCGTTATGGACGCCAGAAACTGGTGCTGGGCGGACTCTCGGTGTTCATCGTCGGCACCGTCATCGCAGGGCTCGCCACCACGCTCGATGTCATGATCGCCGGACGCATCGTCCAGGCATTGGGCGTGTGCGCGGCCTCGGTGCTGTCGCGCGCCATCGCACGGGATCTGTTCGAAGGCGAGACATTGGCCCGCGCCCTGTCGTTGACGATGGTCGCCACCGCCGCCGCGCCAGGTTTCTCACCCTTGGCGGGCAGCGTGCTGTCCGTCACGCTTGGATGGCGCGCCATCTTCATCCTGGTGGGATTGGCCGCCGTTGTGCTGGCGTTCTTCTATGTCCGCGATCTTGGAGAAACGCATCCCGCCGATCGCCGCGCGCCGCACTCCACCGGCAGCGTCGTGCGCGCCTACGCCAGGCTGGCGGTGGACAAGCGCTTTATTTTCCCCGCCCTGTCGATGAGCCTGTTGCTCAGCGGCCTGTTCGCCTCTTTCGCCGCCGCCCCGGCCATCCTCATGAAAGGCATCGGCCTGACGTCGGTGCAGGCCGGCCTGTATTTCGCATCCACGGTGTTCGTCGTGTTCGCCGCCGGCATGGCCGCACCGCGCCTGGCCCACCGCTTCGGCCCACGGCACGTTGCCCTGCTGGGGATCGCCTGCGCCATGGTTGGCGGGGGGCTGCTCATCGTCGGGCCGGCCTATCCAGGCCTCGGCTGGTATGCCGTTTCGATGGTGACATTCCTCTGGGGCATGGGGCTGGCGAACCCGTTGGGTACGGCGATCACCATGGGGCCTTTCGGCAGGGAGGCCGGGATGGCCTCGGCGCTGCTGGGTTTTCTCTCGATGGGTGCCGCAGCCTTGACGACCTGGTTAGCCTCGGTCTTGAGCTTTTCCCCCATCCTGACCGTGGGCGCGATCCAGGCGTTGACCTGCCTGGTCGCGCTGGTGCTGTTCTTCCTGCGCCGCTGA
- the fabF gene encoding beta-ketoacyl-ACP synthase II: MKNREGQKRIVVTGVGMVGPLGCAVEEVWKRLLAGHSGIRNLSADVTDGTGVAVGGQVPTLEEDGIAGYDPERLIAPKDRKKMDRFIEFALVAAHEALEQAGWHPVEAVDQERTATIISSGVGGFATIADAVRTTDARGPRRLSPFTAPAFLANMAAGQVSIRHGFKGPLGAPVTACAAGVQAIGDAARLIRSGEADIALCGGTEAAIDRVTLGCFAAARALSTGFAERPQEASRPFDQGRDGFVMAEGAGLLVIESLEHALARGAKPLAELVGYGTSADAYHLTAGPEDGNGARRAMEQALRQAGINPAEVQHINAHATSTQVGDAGELAAIRAVFGTDSGVAITSTKSATGHLLGAAGGIEAIFTVLALRDQVVPPTLNLNHPDEAGNGLDLVGLKARQMPITHALSNGFGFGGVNASVLFRRWQD; this comes from the coding sequence ATGAAAAATCGCGAAGGTCAAAAACGAATCGTCGTCACCGGCGTTGGCATGGTAGGACCGTTGGGGTGCGCGGTGGAAGAGGTCTGGAAGCGCTTGTTGGCCGGGCACTCCGGCATTCGCAACCTGTCCGCCGACGTGACCGACGGCACTGGGGTTGCCGTGGGCGGGCAGGTGCCGACCCTGGAGGAGGATGGCATCGCCGGTTACGACCCGGAGCGCCTTATCGCGCCCAAGGATCGCAAGAAGATGGACCGCTTCATCGAGTTCGCCCTGGTGGCGGCCCACGAAGCGCTCGAGCAGGCTGGCTGGCATCCTGTCGAAGCCGTCGATCAGGAGCGGACCGCGACGATCATCTCCTCGGGCGTGGGTGGTTTTGCCACGATTGCCGATGCGGTGCGCACCACCGATGCACGCGGCCCGCGTCGATTGTCGCCGTTTACCGCGCCGGCTTTCCTGGCCAACATGGCGGCCGGGCAGGTCTCGATCCGGCATGGTTTCAAGGGACCGCTCGGTGCGCCTGTCACCGCGTGCGCCGCCGGCGTACAGGCCATTGGCGATGCGGCTCGGCTGATCAGGAGTGGCGAGGCGGACATTGCCCTCTGCGGTGGGACCGAGGCGGCGATCGACCGCGTGACCCTGGGTTGTTTCGCCGCGGCGCGGGCGCTGTCCACGGGATTCGCCGAGCGTCCACAGGAGGCCTCGCGGCCGTTCGACCAGGGTCGCGACGGCTTCGTCATGGCCGAAGGCGCCGGATTGCTGGTGATCGAGTCGCTGGAGCACGCCCTGGCCCGCGGCGCCAAGCCGTTGGCAGAGCTTGTGGGATATGGCACCAGCGCCGATGCCTATCACCTGACTGCAGGGCCGGAAGACGGCAATGGCGCCCGCCGTGCCATGGAGCAGGCTCTGCGCCAGGCGGGCATCAACCCCGCCGAGGTGCAACACATCAACGCCCATGCGACATCCACCCAGGTGGGCGATGCCGGTGAGTTGGCGGCGATTCGCGCGGTATTCGGTACGGATTCCGGCGTGGCGATCACCTCCACCAAATCCGCCACCGGGCACCTGCTGGGGGCGGCGGGCGGCATCGAAGCGATCTTTACGGTCCTGGCGCTGCGCGATCAGGTCGTGCCGCCGACGCTGAACCTCAATCATCCCGATGAGGCTGGCAACGGGCTCGATCTGGTCGGCCTGAAGGCGCGGCAGATGCCGATCACCCATGCGTTGTCGAATGGGTTCGGTTTTGGTGGCGTCAACGCCAGCGTGTTGTTCCGTCGTTGGCAAGACTGA
- a CDS encoding efflux RND transporter periplasmic adaptor subunit: MLRRRPVTLAACLLPLVLTACGESSTEKDPRTLAPLVRVAQVLGSPDQSRSFTGVVTARVQSDLGFRVSGKILERLVDTGQTVKRGQPLMRLDPVDLGLQARAQQEAVAAARARAKQTADDEVRYRDLVEAGAISASGYDQIKAAADTARAQLSAAQAQADVARNASGYAALLADADGVVMETLAEPGQVVAPGQIVVRLARAGQREAVVQLPETLRPTAGSVAQATLYGKTSEAVTAKLRLLSDSADRVTRTFEARYVLEGALANAPLGSTVTLRIAAGTRSEQALQVPIAALYDAGKGSGVWLITGEPATVTWRPVQVLGLSDDAAQVSGELKRGEQIVALGAPLLREGEAVRLGQPIDTKVAGNRP; the protein is encoded by the coding sequence ATGCTCCGGCGTCGACCTGTCACCCTTGCCGCTTGCCTGTTGCCTCTCGTCCTGACGGCGTGTGGCGAGTCATCCACCGAGAAAGATCCGCGCACGCTTGCGCCCTTGGTGAGGGTTGCGCAGGTACTGGGTTCGCCCGACCAGTCGCGCTCGTTTACCGGCGTGGTCACGGCGAGGGTCCAGAGTGACCTGGGCTTCCGAGTGTCGGGCAAGATACTGGAACGACTGGTCGATACCGGCCAGACCGTCAAGCGGGGTCAGCCGCTGATGCGCCTGGACCCCGTCGACCTGGGCCTGCAAGCGCGAGCGCAACAGGAAGCGGTTGCCGCCGCTCGGGCCAGGGCGAAGCAGACCGCCGATGACGAGGTGCGTTACCGGGACCTCGTCGAAGCCGGCGCCATCTCAGCCTCGGGCTACGACCAGATCAAGGCTGCGGCCGATACCGCCAGGGCGCAGCTCAGCGCGGCCCAGGCGCAAGCGGACGTCGCCCGCAATGCCTCCGGGTATGCCGCACTGCTGGCCGACGCCGATGGCGTGGTAATGGAGACACTGGCCGAGCCTGGACAGGTCGTCGCCCCGGGACAGATCGTGGTGCGGCTGGCGCGGGCTGGCCAGCGCGAAGCCGTGGTGCAACTGCCCGAGACCCTGCGGCCGACGGCAGGCTCCGTTGCCCAGGCGACGCTCTACGGCAAGACCAGCGAGGCCGTCACTGCGAAGCTGCGGCTGCTGTCGGATTCCGCTGATCGTGTGACGCGCACCTTCGAGGCTCGGTATGTGTTGGAAGGCGCGCTCGCCAACGCGCCGCTGGGTTCTACGGTCACGCTTCGGATCGCCGCGGGGACTCGCTCGGAACAGGCGCTGCAAGTGCCGATCGCGGCCCTGTACGACGCGGGCAAGGGCAGCGGTGTCTGGTTGATCACCGGGGAACCGGCGACAGTCACCTGGCGTCCCGTCCAGGTGCTCGGCTTGAGCGATGATGCCGCGCAGGTCTCGGGTGAGCTGAAAAGAGGCGAGCAGATTGTTGCGCTGGGTGCCCCTCTGCTGCGCGAAGGGGAGGCGGTGAGGCTGGGTCAACCGATAGACACGAAGGTTGCGGGGAATCGCCCATGA
- a CDS encoding ABC transporter ATP-binding protein: MLKASNVRLSYGEQQILNGVSLDIPEGCFTALIGANGCGKTTLLNVLAHMLRPSAGEVHLSGKALGQYSRRALAQRMALLPQRTTSPAGMSVRELVMQGRFPWQSWWRQWSEQDQQAIDRAIDLAGIAPLLDRSLATLSGGQLQRCWIAMTLAQDTPVILLDEPTTFLDIAHQITLLELLVDLREQGKTVVAVLHDLNQAARYADHLVMMREGRLLAQGAPAEVFTRENLKAVFDLDAHIITDPYSGDPLCVPQTSRSQPSAVREAM, encoded by the coding sequence ATGCTGAAAGCCAGCAATGTGCGGCTGAGCTATGGCGAGCAACAGATTCTCAACGGTGTCAGCCTGGACATTCCCGAAGGCTGCTTCACGGCGTTGATCGGGGCCAACGGCTGCGGCAAGACCACGCTACTGAATGTGCTGGCGCATATGCTGCGCCCGAGCGCTGGCGAGGTGCACCTGTCCGGCAAGGCCCTGGGGCAGTATTCGCGCCGGGCGCTGGCGCAACGCATGGCGCTGTTGCCCCAGCGCACCACCTCGCCGGCCGGCATGAGTGTCCGGGAGCTGGTGATGCAGGGACGTTTTCCCTGGCAGAGCTGGTGGCGCCAGTGGTCCGAGCAGGACCAGCAGGCCATTGACCGCGCCATCGACCTGGCGGGCATCGCGCCGTTGCTCGATCGTTCACTGGCCACCCTGTCGGGCGGACAATTGCAGCGCTGCTGGATTGCCATGACCCTGGCCCAGGACACCCCGGTAATCCTGTTGGACGAGCCCACGACGTTTCTCGACATCGCGCACCAGATCACCTTGCTCGAACTGCTGGTGGATCTGCGCGAGCAAGGCAAGACGGTCGTGGCCGTGCTCCACGATCTGAACCAGGCCGCGCGTTATGCCGATCACCTGGTGATGATGCGCGAGGGACGTTTGCTGGCCCAGGGCGCGCCCGCCGAAGTCTTCACCCGCGAAAACCTCAAGGCAGTCTTTGACCTGGACGCGCACATCATCACCGACCCCTATTCGGGCGACCCGCTGTGTGTCCCGCAAACCAGCCGTAGCCAGCCGTCGGCTGTGCGGGAGGCGATGTGA